Proteins from a single region of Runella sp. SP2:
- a CDS encoding heavy metal-binding domain-containing protein, whose protein sequence is MEQNLTHCPNCNTKLNSALFNPIYILGENQTRLINLFRQANASAYCSKCGKDLYEKVLYEYKDEKIKLQKSIEELFGCIPVITLQSPSNWEYEVVDMVTGQSTTGTGVFSEFSSSFNDLLGTQSGSYNRKLRFGENLCKAQLRKQALSLGADAVIGTDIDYSEVGGEKGMLMVCMAGTAVRLKNISILGSEQSRELEHLKKMYDRLRVLNSCKLD, encoded by the coding sequence ATGGAACAAAATCTCACCCATTGCCCCAACTGTAACACAAAGCTCAACTCAGCACTTTTTAACCCAATCTATATTCTAGGGGAAAACCAAACTCGCTTAATAAATTTATTTCGTCAAGCTAATGCCAGTGCTTATTGTAGCAAATGCGGCAAAGACTTATACGAAAAAGTCCTGTATGAATACAAGGATGAAAAAATTAAACTCCAAAAGTCAATTGAAGAATTATTCGGCTGTATTCCTGTAATCACATTACAGTCACCCAGTAATTGGGAATACGAAGTAGTTGATATGGTTACTGGCCAATCAACCACTGGTACAGGGGTATTTTCTGAGTTTTCATCTTCTTTTAATGATTTGCTTGGAACGCAGTCAGGAAGTTACAACCGAAAGCTTCGTTTTGGGGAAAATTTGTGTAAAGCTCAACTTCGCAAACAAGCCTTAAGTTTAGGAGCGGATGCCGTAATTGGTACTGACATTGATTACTCAGAAGTTGGTGGAGAAAAAGGAATGCTTATGGTTTGTATGGCTGGTACTGCCGTACGCCTCAAAAATATAAGCATCCTTGGAAGTGAACAATCAAGAGAACTTGAACACCTTAAAAAGATGTATGACCGATTACGAGTCCTAAACTCATGTAAACTTGATTAA
- a CDS encoding phage integrase SAM-like domain-containing protein, translating into MELFRKYWSRYRIMIKWFFNRHRLSTFIRERIPLIETGQILTKQGSRFTYSGIHRLKDALFHLEAFEKASKKIYVHEMNDAWFQNFLSFLSQRNIKRNTVHGTINQIKTNLRRACRTYKIPYMVEEFTYSPEVTTQVYNTIAELKALAALKLKGVQRDTRDAYVIQSFTGLRRSDLVMLLQDINQYTVEQDGKKYFRIRTQKTDKVVVIPIANTVMEILESRDWKIKTYSIQSYNKNIKKIAKKAGLAQNIEVFFTRNAKKIREIHPKYALMSSHTARRSFATNAFLAGIPTLKIRQITGHSTEAIFLVYIRADGMDSASTIVNDPFFLT; encoded by the coding sequence GTGGAATTATTTAGAAAGTACTGGAGCCGCTATCGTATTATGATCAAATGGTTTTTTAATCGTCATCGGCTCTCTACTTTCATTCGTGAAAGAATACCACTTATTGAGACCGGTCAAATTCTTACTAAACAAGGAAGCAGATTTACATACTCTGGTATTCACCGACTTAAAGATGCTTTGTTTCACTTGGAGGCTTTTGAAAAAGCCTCCAAAAAAATCTACGTTCACGAAATGAACGATGCATGGTTTCAAAACTTTTTATCTTTCCTATCCCAACGAAACATTAAGAGAAATACCGTCCACGGTACCATTAATCAGATTAAGACTAACCTTCGCAGAGCTTGCAGAACCTACAAAATACCCTACATGGTGGAAGAATTCACCTATAGTCCAGAGGTAACAACCCAAGTTTACAATACCATTGCTGAATTAAAAGCTTTGGCAGCGTTAAAACTAAAGGGCGTACAAAGAGATACTCGCGATGCTTATGTAATACAGTCCTTTACGGGTCTAAGAAGGAGCGATTTAGTCATGCTATTACAAGACATTAATCAGTACACAGTTGAGCAAGATGGGAAAAAGTACTTTAGGATTAGAACCCAGAAGACGGACAAGGTAGTCGTAATTCCAATTGCCAATACAGTTATGGAAATTTTAGAATCAAGAGATTGGAAAATTAAAACTTACAGCATTCAAAGCTACAATAAGAACATTAAAAAAATCGCCAAAAAAGCGGGGTTAGCCCAAAACATCGAGGTGTTCTTTACAAGAAATGCAAAGAAGATTAGAGAAATACACCCTAAATATGCACTCATGAGCAGTCACACTGCTCGTCGTTCATTTGCCACAAATGCTTTTTTAGCAGGAATACCTACGTTAAAAATAAGACAGATCACAGGGCATTCTACAGAGGCTATTTTCTTAGTCTATATTAGGGCTGATGGGATGGACTCAGCATCAACAATTGTCAACGACCCATTTTTTCTTACGTAG
- a CDS encoding 3'-5' exonuclease, which produces MQKYCILDTETTGTSESSELLSIAIINQNGKTLLDTYVTPTKEKEWPNATKINGITPKFIFEGNFPTLETLNPSIVTVLKQYKNVVMYGADYDSRFIESALSIAKPKVHCCMARFSQYMGIWDETRGIWKRHKLTYAAELVGHDWTGSPHGALSDAQATLSVWNYLESTGAAIVL; this is translated from the coding sequence ATGCAAAAGTATTGTATTCTCGACACAGAAACAACTGGCACTTCCGAATCATCAGAGCTATTGTCGATTGCTATTATTAATCAAAATGGCAAAACGCTTCTTGATACCTACGTAACCCCTACGAAGGAAAAGGAATGGCCTAATGCTACTAAAATCAATGGAATAACACCTAAGTTCATTTTCGAAGGTAATTTCCCCACCCTAGAAACTCTAAATCCAAGCATTGTCACAGTACTGAAACAATACAAAAATGTTGTTATGTATGGTGCAGATTATGACTCTCGGTTTATTGAATCAGCCCTGTCAATCGCTAAGCCAAAAGTGCATTGTTGTATGGCTCGTTTTTCTCAATACATGGGTATTTGGGATGAAACAAGGGGAATTTGGAAACGTCACAAATTAACTTATGCTGCTGAGTTGGTGGGGCACGACTGGACAGGAAGCCCACATGGGGCACTATCAGACGCCCAGGCTACTTTAAGTGTGTGGAATTATTTAGAAAGTACTGGAGCCGCTATCGTATTATGA
- a CDS encoding phage integrase SAM-like domain-containing protein, which produces MEILFYRHQTKGQKKKQTCTIYHRITINGERADLYSTHIDCNYPDWDTGRQRVMSSDDHSMYKNAKLSEIETRLVELYTMLTLRRNPFTAHQIKELYMSNTSELTFMDTFRKWIKTMRDAGAPKKQTIDRYEDVGDNVLKFLITRKKQNELLENFDVDLLKQFKSYLIKQHYADATIRKSQSVIKDMLTWAKSEKLLTSNPLDGHRIKHEKTKPHVFLSVAQFELLRSHHFSNDKLQQTADIFILYCRTGFHDQDLKNMAAQGETVIYKVAGYDFIKWSRIKTEEMAKVPASAWPEINQIIAKYGGWHKLPFISGQKMNDYLKLMAMELNVEISKMPLSYRQQINLEPVSLKLSVKAGRKTLADWLLNELNWSRSAVKVVLGLKSDRSLDSYVREDERRVAHELRKLQQA; this is translated from the coding sequence ATGGAAATCCTGTTCTACAGGCACCAAACGAAGGGGCAGAAAAAAAAGCAAACCTGCACCATCTACCATCGTATTACCATAAATGGTGAACGAGCAGACCTTTATTCTACCCATATCGACTGTAATTATCCCGATTGGGATACAGGTAGGCAACGCGTCATGTCGAGCGACGATCATTCGATGTATAAAAATGCGAAGCTATCAGAGATAGAAACCAGGCTTGTAGAGTTGTACACAATGCTCACTTTGCGTCGAAATCCCTTTACAGCGCACCAAATCAAGGAGCTCTATATGTCTAATACAAGTGAGCTCACGTTCATGGACACCTTCAGGAAATGGATAAAAACGATGCGCGATGCTGGAGCTCCTAAAAAACAAACCATTGATCGTTATGAAGACGTGGGCGACAACGTGCTCAAATTTCTAATTACTCGTAAGAAGCAAAATGAGCTATTAGAAAACTTCGACGTTGACTTGCTCAAGCAGTTCAAAAGTTACCTAATAAAGCAGCACTACGCCGATGCCACTATCAGAAAAAGTCAGTCAGTCATAAAGGATATGCTTACCTGGGCAAAATCTGAGAAGTTGCTTACGTCAAACCCGCTGGACGGGCATCGTATCAAACACGAGAAAACGAAGCCCCACGTTTTTCTTAGTGTGGCTCAATTTGAGCTACTACGCTCCCATCACTTTTCAAACGATAAGCTCCAACAAACTGCCGACATTTTTATTTTGTATTGCCGCACGGGGTTTCATGATCAAGACCTCAAAAATATGGCTGCCCAGGGTGAAACAGTCATATATAAGGTAGCAGGATACGACTTCATAAAATGGTCTAGGATTAAAACTGAGGAAATGGCCAAGGTACCCGCATCGGCCTGGCCTGAGATTAACCAAATTATTGCTAAGTACGGAGGTTGGCACAAGCTACCCTTCATATCAGGCCAAAAGATGAACGATTACTTGAAGTTGATGGCCATGGAGCTAAACGTCGAAATAAGTAAAATGCCCCTAAGCTATCGACAACAAATCAACCTTGAGCCAGTCAGTCTCAAGCTTTCAGTGAAAGCAGGCAGAAAAACCCTGGCTGATTGGTTACTCAACGAGTTAAACTGGAGCCGCTCAGCGGTAAAGGTAGTACTGGGCCTCAAGAGTGATCGTAGCTTAGATTCCTATGTACGAGAAGATGAGCGACGTGTCGCCCACGAATTGCGCAAGCTGCAACAAGCTTAA
- a CDS encoding transposase gives MLRHYHDYQSGFKNWNQRSHAKNWLLYPQNLGSHLSIDETSLSHGELYTILTNKAAKGGKGSIVAVVAGTKAEKVIEVLRKIPESQRKKVKEITLDMAGNMELIAKRCFPKATRVTDRFHVQKLAAEALQEMRVKHRWDALDAENEAIEHAKSTSTDYQPELLSNGDTIKQLLARSRYVLYKKQKDWTENQKQRAILLFERYADLKKAYELTMSLSHIFEHTNDKLYGLARLAKWHEKVRQSGFKAFNTVARSIQNHYETILNYFDNRSTNASAESFNAKIKAFRSQFRGVRNIEFFLYRLTQLYA, from the coding sequence TTGCTACGCCATTACCATGATTATCAGAGTGGTTTTAAAAATTGGAACCAAAGAAGTCATGCCAAGAACTGGCTTTTATACCCTCAAAATTTGGGTAGCCACTTATCAATTGATGAGACAAGCCTATCGCATGGAGAGCTTTATACGATTTTGACCAATAAGGCCGCCAAGGGAGGAAAAGGCAGTATTGTAGCTGTTGTGGCAGGAACAAAAGCTGAAAAAGTCATTGAAGTTCTTCGTAAAATCCCTGAAAGTCAGCGCAAAAAAGTAAAAGAGATAACGTTGGATATGGCGGGTAATATGGAACTGATTGCCAAACGGTGCTTTCCTAAAGCGACCAGAGTCACTGACCGCTTTCATGTTCAAAAACTGGCCGCAGAGGCTCTTCAGGAAATGCGGGTCAAACACAGGTGGGATGCATTGGATGCCGAAAATGAAGCTATAGAGCACGCTAAATCAACTTCGACTGACTATCAACCGGAACTATTATCCAATGGTGACACAATTAAACAGCTATTAGCTCGCAGCCGGTATGTGCTCTACAAAAAGCAGAAAGATTGGACAGAGAATCAAAAACAAAGGGCAATATTACTCTTTGAGCGCTATGCTGACTTGAAAAAAGCTTATGAATTAACCATGTCTTTGAGTCATATTTTTGAGCATACCAATGATAAACTGTATGGATTGGCACGACTCGCCAAATGGCACGAGAAAGTACGTCAGTCTGGATTTAAAGCCTTTAATACGGTGGCGCGCTCCATCCAAAACCACTATGAGACGATTCTTAATTACTTTGATAATAGAAGTACTAATGCTTCTGCCGAATCCTTCAACGCTAAAATCAAAGCGTTCAGAAGTCAATTCAGAGGGGTAAGAAACATAGAATTCTTCCTGTATCGGCTAACTCAGTTATATGCTTAA